One window from the genome of Daphnia pulex isolate KAP4 chromosome 9, ASM2113471v1 encodes:
- the LOC124201992 gene encoding general transcription factor IIF subunit 2-like gives MESKKKEKEKEKDKEKDKDVIVYEREMEMSSASRGVWLVKVPKYISSRWDKCPGNITAGQLNITRVQGQKSQVKLILSEAIMCLQEKGEEPIPKEHGLIVSHITSQTLGVFSQQTTPATANSPMETEKIIFEGKVAQKLECRPTANASYMKLKRDSLIKAAQPTRIVKQLDRVVQSYKPISDHKHNKEFDEKKKAEGKKARDDKGKVMDMLFAAFEKHQYYNIKDLVKLTNQPVTYLKEILKDVCVYNLKNPHKNMWELKPEYRHYKDEDKD, from the exons ATGGagtcaaagaaaaaggagaaagaaaaagagaaagacaaggAGAAAGACAAAGATGTCATCGTTTATGAAAGGGAAATGGAAATGTCTTCAGCTAGTCGGGGTGTTTGGTTGGTGAAAGTACCAAAATACATTTCAAGTCGATGGGATAAATGCCCTGGAAATATTACAGCTGGACAACTGAATATTACTAG GGTGCAAGGACAAAAGTCTCAAGTCAAACTTATTCTGTCGGAAGCTATTATGTGTCTCCaggaaaaaggagaggaaCCTATTCCTAAAGAGCATGGATTGATTGTTTCACACATTACTTCACAAACATTGGGTGTATTTTCTCAACAAACCA CTCCAGCCACCGCGAACTCACCTATGGAAACTGAGAAGATCATATTTGAAGGCAAAGTTGCCCAGAAGCTTGAATGTAGACCAACAG cAAATGCAAGTTACATGAAACTCAAAAGGGATTCTTTGATTAAAGCTGCCCAACCTACAAGAATTGTGAAGCAATTGGATCGAGTGGTTCAAAGTTACAAACCCATCTCTGACCACAAGCATAAT AAAGAATtcgacgaaaagaagaaagctgAGGGTAAGAAAGCCAGAGATGATAAGGGCAAAGTTATGGACATGCTGTTTGCAGCTTTTGAAAAGCATCAGTACTACAACATCAAGGACTTGGTAAAACTCACCAACCAACCTGTg ACCTACCTCAAGGAAATTTTGAAGGATGTTTGTGTATACAATTTGAAGAATCCTCACAAAAACATGTGGGAACTGAAACCGGAATACCGCCACTACAAAGATGAAGACAAGGACTAA
- the LOC124201993 gene encoding 40S ribosomal protein S3-A-like — protein sequence MATAQISKKRKFVAGGVFKAELNAFLTRELAEDGYSGVEVRLAPTRTEIIILATRTQNVLGEKGRRIRELTSVVQKRFGFQEGTVELYAEKVATRGLCAIAQAESLRYKLIGGLAVRRACYGVLRFIMESGAKGCEVVVSGKLRGQRAKSMKFVDGLMIHSGEPTNVYVDTAVRHVLLRQGVLGIKVKIMLPWDPNNKNGPKRPLPDNVSILEPKDETHIAEELKAAKMSDIAAAPPTQAAA from the exons ATGGCTACGGCTCAGATCTCGAAAAAACGAAAG TTTGTGGCGGGAGGTGTCTTCAAGGCTGAATTGAACGCCTTCTTGACCCGTGAATTGGCCGAAGATGGTTATTCTGGAGTTGAG GTGCGCCTTGCCCCCACTCGCACAGAAATCATCATTCTGGCTACACGTACCCAGAATGTTTTGGGTGAGAAAGGCCGTCGCATTCGCGAGTTGACATCTGTTGTCCAAAAGAGAtttggcttccaagagggaACTGTTGAGCTCTATGCTGAGAAGGTTGCTACTCGTGGCTTGTGTGCTATTGCCCAAGCTGAGTCCCTGCGCTACAAACTCATTGGTGGTTTGGCTGTTCGCAG AGCTTGTTATGGTGTTCTCCGTTTCATCATGGAGTCTGGAGCTAAGGGTTGTGAAGTTGTTGTATCTGGCAAACTTCGAGGTCAGCGAGCCAAGAGCATGAAGTTCGTCGATGGTCTGATGATCCACAGTGGAGAACCCACCAACGTCTACGTCGACACTGCCGTCAGACACGTCTTGCTTCGCCAGG GAGTACTTGGTATTAAGGTTAAGATCATGTTGCCGTGGGATCCCAACAACAAGAACGGACCCAAGAGACCTTTGCCAGACAATGTTTCCATCCTGGAACCTAAAGATGAGACACACATCGCAGAGGAACTTAAAGCAGCCAAGATGTCCGACATCGCAGCAGCACCTCCCACCCAAGCTGCTGCCTAA
- the LOC124201984 gene encoding unextended protein-like isoform X2 has product MLPILSMLWLLVLLESNRGIRSTNESASAIVDFRPAVITGLRVEEVDKGVSYEDGVSIVLAGATVSARLFGFEFSNDSEFRFVMAARDRGADCDNLPFAVNVHIDKGSLTAFSTLVSFRLPSTDQFVDESLTDEPKTPPAFYICSLERANGHSHWTHQGSEPGLKVRTYQRALPLWIQVIIIVFLMAFSGLFSGLNLGLMALDRTELKIYENTGTDKEKQYAKTISPVRNHGNYLLCTLLLGNVLVNNSLTILLDDLTSGIVAIIGSTIGIVIFGEIIPQAICSRHGLAIGAHTVWITKFFMLITFPMSYPISLILDRILGEELGAYYNRERLKELIKVTKEYHDLEKEEVNIIAGALELRRKTVGDIMTRLEDVFMLSYDSLLDFETVSEIMKQGFSRVPIYDGERNNIIGLLFIKELALVDPQDAIPLKTLCRFYKNQCNFIFEDTTLDIMFKEFKEGHKGHMAFVQRVNCQGDGDPFYETVGLVTLEDIIEELIQAEIVDETDVWMDNRSKRRREKGRLFQDFSGFALQYHEQTAHKISPQLALAAFQFLSSSIDLFKTELISNNVLRRLMQQSQIIRFIRVNKEKSEFHPAETLIFQQGKPADYFVLILEGRVEVTVGKENLVFESGPFSHYGSQALTSYSSAMESASSTQLSRSVQSVRMAVSPDGGVGSAARGQTFVTDYTVRAITDVVYFCLSRILYQAARSATVLERTQRGDATKRISDCDSNLEHVLIFSNGEEAIGSGDHTLNENSPLITQGGYCTDYLMSDTTAIALDSRQEDLLNGPSLPAQSSFLIGENPGN; this is encoded by the exons ATGTTACCGATATTGTCGATGTTGTGGTTACTCGTGTTACTGGAAAG CAACCGCGGGATTCGTTCGACTAACGAGAGCGCCTCGGCTATTGTTGACTTCCGCCCCGCTGTAATTACAGGCCTCCGCGTGGAAGAGGTCGATAAAGGAGTGAGCTACGAAGATGGAGTTTCGATTGTCTTGGCCGGAGCAACT GTGTCGGCTCGTTTGTTTGGGTTTGAGTTTAGCAACGATTCCGAGTTCCGTTTCGTGATGGCAGCCCGCGACCGAGGTGCCGACTGTGATAACTTGCCCTTCGCCGTCAACGTTCAC ATCGATAAAGGCTCATTGACGGCCTTCTCGACGCTGGTAAGTTTCCGCTTGCCGAGCACTGATCAGTTCGTCGATGAAAGTCTGACGGACGAACCAAAGACACCACCGGCCTTCTACATCTGCTCTTTGGAGCGTGCCAACGGCCACAGTCACTGGACTCATCAAGGCAGCGAGCCGGGACTCAAAGTGCGGACCTATCAGCGGGCGCTTCCCCTTTGGATtcaagtcatcatcatcgtctttCTAATGGCATTTTCGGGTCTCTTCTCCGGTCTCAATCTGG GTCTCATGGCCCTCGATCGGACCGAGCTGAAAATCTACGAAAACACGGGCACCGATAAAGAGAAACAATACGCCAAAACCATCAGTCCCGTCCGCAATCACGGCAATTATCTCTTGTGCACTTTGCTCCTTGGCAACGTCTTGGTCAACAATTCGTTGACCATTTTGCTGGACGATTTGACGTCGGGAATCGTCGCCATTATCGGATCGACTATAGGCATCGTCATCTTTGGTGAAATTATTCCGCAG GCCATTTGTTCACGTCACGGACTTGCCATTGGAGCCCACACAGTTTGGATAACAAAGTTCTTTATGCTCATCACCTTCCCGATGTCGTATCCCATCTCTTTGATACTGGATCGGATACTGGGCGAAGAACTCGGCGCTTATTACAACCGAGAAAGGCTAAAAGAATTGATCAAG gttACGAAAGAATACCACGATCTCGAGAAGGAAGAAGTCAATATTATCGCTGGTGCGTTGGAACTTCGACGGAAAACGGTGGGCGACATTATGACTCGGCTGGAAGACGTTTTTATGCTCAGTTATGATTCACTACTCGATTTCGAGACCGTCTCTGAGATTATGAAACAAG GATTTTCGCGTGTACCCATCTACGACGGAGAACGGAATAACATTATCGGATTACTTTTTATCAAAGAGCTCGCTCTGGTAGATCCGCAGGATGCCATTCCATTGAAAACGCTGTGCAGATTTTACAAGAATCAGTGCAATTTCATCTTCGAAGATACCACACTC GACATAATGTTTAAAGAATTCAAAGAAGGCCATAAAGGCCACATGGCATTTGTTCAACGAGTCAACTGCCAAGGAGATGGAGATCCTTTCTACGAAACTGTTGGTTTGGTCACGCTTGAAGACATTATCGAAGAGTTAATTCAAG CTGAAATCGTCGACGAAACGGACGTGTGGA TGGACAACCGCAGCAAACGTCGACGAGAGAAAGGAAGACTATTCCAGGATTTCAGTGGCTTCGCCCTGCAGTACCACGAGCAAACTGCTCACAAGATCTCCCCGCAATTGGCTCTAGCAGCGTTTCAATTTCTTAGTTCATCAATTGATCTCTTCAAGACCGAATTGATCTCAAACAACGTTCTCCGGCGATTGATGCAACAGAGTCAAATCATTCGCTTTATCCGcgttaacaaagaaaaatcagagttTCACCCGGCAGAGACGCTCATCTTTCAGCAG GGAAAACCAGCCGACTATTTCGTGCTGATCCTTGAAGGACGTGTGGAAGTGACAgttgggaaagaaaatttagtttttgagAGTGGGCCATTCAGTCATTACGGTTCACAGGCCCTAACGTCCTACTCGTCGGCAATGG AGTCGGCGTCTTCTACTCAACTTTCACGCAGCGTTCAATCGGTGCGGATGGCCGTCTCGCCCGACGGCGGAGTTGGCAGCGCAGCGCGTGGGCAAACGTTCGTCACCGACTACACGGTGCGTGCCATTACTGACGTCGTCTATTTCTGCCTCAGTCGGATACTCTACCAAGCAGCTCGTAGTGCCACTGTACTCGAAAGAACGCAGCGCGGTGACGCAACCAAGCGGATATCAGACTGTGACAGCAATTTGGAGCACGTCTTGATCTTTTCCAACGGAGAAGAAGCAATTGGTTCA GGGGATCACACACTCAACGAAAATTCTCCGCTCATCACGCAAGGCGGATACTGTACAGATTATTTGATGTCCGACACTACTGCGATCGCATTAGACTCTCGCCAGGAAGATTTATTGAACGGCCCATCATTACCCGCTCAATCCAGTTTCCTTATTGGAGAAAACCCTGGAAATTAG
- the LOC124201984 gene encoding unextended protein-like isoform X1, with product MTSNGRVYFFRFVIFSILLLIKSSVIGAGQVPAADGDIQCLYKEPIEAHLHEDGHGIFRIKLCACGGVDDLNVAVVAKSEALCHSTAGIQHLQWDRNATIDRRCLMTKPSTFDPPLVVGDSLVLCQPKRNGSPLILPYVNRGIRSTNESASAIVDFRPAVITGLRVEEVDKGVSYEDGVSIVLAGATVSARLFGFEFSNDSEFRFVMAARDRGADCDNLPFAVNVHIDKGSLTAFSTLVSFRLPSTDQFVDESLTDEPKTPPAFYICSLERANGHSHWTHQGSEPGLKVRTYQRALPLWIQVIIIVFLMAFSGLFSGLNLGLMALDRTELKIYENTGTDKEKQYAKTISPVRNHGNYLLCTLLLGNVLVNNSLTILLDDLTSGIVAIIGSTIGIVIFGEIIPQAICSRHGLAIGAHTVWITKFFMLITFPMSYPISLILDRILGEELGAYYNRERLKELIKVTKEYHDLEKEEVNIIAGALELRRKTVGDIMTRLEDVFMLSYDSLLDFETVSEIMKQGFSRVPIYDGERNNIIGLLFIKELALVDPQDAIPLKTLCRFYKNQCNFIFEDTTLDIMFKEFKEGHKGHMAFVQRVNCQGDGDPFYETVGLVTLEDIIEELIQAEIVDETDVWMDNRSKRRREKGRLFQDFSGFALQYHEQTAHKISPQLALAAFQFLSSSIDLFKTELISNNVLRRLMQQSQIIRFIRVNKEKSEFHPAETLIFQQGKPADYFVLILEGRVEVTVGKENLVFESGPFSHYGSQALTSYSSAMESASSTQLSRSVQSVRMAVSPDGGVGSAARGQTFVTDYTVRAITDVVYFCLSRILYQAARSATVLERTQRGDATKRISDCDSNLEHVLIFSNGEEAIGSGDHTLNENSPLITQGGYCTDYLMSDTTAIALDSRQEDLLNGPSLPAQSSFLIGENPGN from the exons ATGACGTCGAACGGACGAGTGTATTTCTTTCGCTTCGTCATTTTCtccatattattattaatcaagTCGAGTGTAATTGGTGCCGGTCAAGTGcctgctgctgatggtgaTATTCAGTGTTTGTACAAGGAGCCGATTGAAGCCCATTTACACGAGGACGGCCATGGGATATTTCGGATTAAATTGTGCGCTTGTGGTGGTGTCGACGACCTCAACGTGGCCGTCGTGGCCAAATCAGAGGCACTGTGTCACTCGACGGCCGGCATACAGCACCTACAATGGGATCGGAATGCAACTATTGATCGACGCTGTTTGATGACGAAACCGTCAACTTTTGATCCACCACTCGTCGTCGGCGACAGTTTGGTTCTCTGTCAACCCAAACGAAATGGATCCCCTCTCATTCTGCCTTATGT CAACCGCGGGATTCGTTCGACTAACGAGAGCGCCTCGGCTATTGTTGACTTCCGCCCCGCTGTAATTACAGGCCTCCGCGTGGAAGAGGTCGATAAAGGAGTGAGCTACGAAGATGGAGTTTCGATTGTCTTGGCCGGAGCAACT GTGTCGGCTCGTTTGTTTGGGTTTGAGTTTAGCAACGATTCCGAGTTCCGTTTCGTGATGGCAGCCCGCGACCGAGGTGCCGACTGTGATAACTTGCCCTTCGCCGTCAACGTTCAC ATCGATAAAGGCTCATTGACGGCCTTCTCGACGCTGGTAAGTTTCCGCTTGCCGAGCACTGATCAGTTCGTCGATGAAAGTCTGACGGACGAACCAAAGACACCACCGGCCTTCTACATCTGCTCTTTGGAGCGTGCCAACGGCCACAGTCACTGGACTCATCAAGGCAGCGAGCCGGGACTCAAAGTGCGGACCTATCAGCGGGCGCTTCCCCTTTGGATtcaagtcatcatcatcgtctttCTAATGGCATTTTCGGGTCTCTTCTCCGGTCTCAATCTGG GTCTCATGGCCCTCGATCGGACCGAGCTGAAAATCTACGAAAACACGGGCACCGATAAAGAGAAACAATACGCCAAAACCATCAGTCCCGTCCGCAATCACGGCAATTATCTCTTGTGCACTTTGCTCCTTGGCAACGTCTTGGTCAACAATTCGTTGACCATTTTGCTGGACGATTTGACGTCGGGAATCGTCGCCATTATCGGATCGACTATAGGCATCGTCATCTTTGGTGAAATTATTCCGCAG GCCATTTGTTCACGTCACGGACTTGCCATTGGAGCCCACACAGTTTGGATAACAAAGTTCTTTATGCTCATCACCTTCCCGATGTCGTATCCCATCTCTTTGATACTGGATCGGATACTGGGCGAAGAACTCGGCGCTTATTACAACCGAGAAAGGCTAAAAGAATTGATCAAG gttACGAAAGAATACCACGATCTCGAGAAGGAAGAAGTCAATATTATCGCTGGTGCGTTGGAACTTCGACGGAAAACGGTGGGCGACATTATGACTCGGCTGGAAGACGTTTTTATGCTCAGTTATGATTCACTACTCGATTTCGAGACCGTCTCTGAGATTATGAAACAAG GATTTTCGCGTGTACCCATCTACGACGGAGAACGGAATAACATTATCGGATTACTTTTTATCAAAGAGCTCGCTCTGGTAGATCCGCAGGATGCCATTCCATTGAAAACGCTGTGCAGATTTTACAAGAATCAGTGCAATTTCATCTTCGAAGATACCACACTC GACATAATGTTTAAAGAATTCAAAGAAGGCCATAAAGGCCACATGGCATTTGTTCAACGAGTCAACTGCCAAGGAGATGGAGATCCTTTCTACGAAACTGTTGGTTTGGTCACGCTTGAAGACATTATCGAAGAGTTAATTCAAG CTGAAATCGTCGACGAAACGGACGTGTGGA TGGACAACCGCAGCAAACGTCGACGAGAGAAAGGAAGACTATTCCAGGATTTCAGTGGCTTCGCCCTGCAGTACCACGAGCAAACTGCTCACAAGATCTCCCCGCAATTGGCTCTAGCAGCGTTTCAATTTCTTAGTTCATCAATTGATCTCTTCAAGACCGAATTGATCTCAAACAACGTTCTCCGGCGATTGATGCAACAGAGTCAAATCATTCGCTTTATCCGcgttaacaaagaaaaatcagagttTCACCCGGCAGAGACGCTCATCTTTCAGCAG GGAAAACCAGCCGACTATTTCGTGCTGATCCTTGAAGGACGTGTGGAAGTGACAgttgggaaagaaaatttagtttttgagAGTGGGCCATTCAGTCATTACGGTTCACAGGCCCTAACGTCCTACTCGTCGGCAATGG AGTCGGCGTCTTCTACTCAACTTTCACGCAGCGTTCAATCGGTGCGGATGGCCGTCTCGCCCGACGGCGGAGTTGGCAGCGCAGCGCGTGGGCAAACGTTCGTCACCGACTACACGGTGCGTGCCATTACTGACGTCGTCTATTTCTGCCTCAGTCGGATACTCTACCAAGCAGCTCGTAGTGCCACTGTACTCGAAAGAACGCAGCGCGGTGACGCAACCAAGCGGATATCAGACTGTGACAGCAATTTGGAGCACGTCTTGATCTTTTCCAACGGAGAAGAAGCAATTGGTTCA GGGGATCACACACTCAACGAAAATTCTCCGCTCATCACGCAAGGCGGATACTGTACAGATTATTTGATGTCCGACACTACTGCGATCGCATTAGACTCTCGCCAGGAAGATTTATTGAACGGCCCATCATTACCCGCTCAATCCAGTTTCCTTATTGGAGAAAACCCTGGAAATTAG
- the LOC124201989 gene encoding kelch-like protein 21 isoform X2, which yields MGCILCNMTESSTFSINHMPFSFKEVRHGLFRIRWNFENRNHQEGAKEVIRMHKTSQGRDFIFTYHLEIVLDKLRDKPYLITITVEHQQPLTETTVCPGGWICRKLPKSGLPVAVWIHIEENYKDETHLCKTEETDKWIKKLRFSRSPEDITLWVDFGAASENKMISTMGKLADMFRNQTLCDVQFNFIGGQSVGAHVAILSAGSPVFAAMFQSTFMESLTRQVMITDIEVDVFKQLLVYMYTGSKPKLEEENVALLFVAADKYGIETLKEVCADDLLEQLETENVIKMLVWSHFHSIAKVFEGAMKILVDNCCELCFQPEWLDFTKNYPDLSVMATQRIALATQHPKWGEMGAKWERLIETENLPWSS from the exons ATGGGCTGCATTTT GTGCAACATGACCGAGTCCAGCACATTCAGTATCAATCACATGCCTTTCTCGTTTAAGGAAGTGAGGCATGGTCTGTTTCGCATTCGCTGGAACtttgaaaacagaaatcaCCAGGAAGGCGCAAAGGAGGTGATCAGAATGCACAAGACTTCCCAAGGACGAGATTTCATCTTCACTTACCACCTCGAAATTGTGCTGGACAAATTGAGAGACAAGCCTTATCTTATTACCATCACTGTCGAG CATCAGCAACCGTTGACTGAAACAACAGTCTGTCCTGGCGGTTGGATCTGCCGAAAGCTGCCGAAATCCGGGCTTCCGGTTGCCGTTTGGATCCACATCGAGGAAAATTACAAAGACGAAACACACTTGTGCAAAACGGAAGAGACTGACAAGTGGATCAAGAAATTGCGGTTCAGCCGATCGCCGGAAGACATCACTCTGTGGGTGGATTTCGGAGCGGCgagcgaaaataaaatgatcaGCACCATGGGGAAACTGGCCGACATGTTCCGAAATCAAACCCTGTGCGACGTCCAGTTCAACTTCATTGGCGGCCAATCTGTGGGCGCTCACGTTGCGATTCTGTCGGCCGGCAGCCCAGTTTTCGCCGCCATGTTCCAGTCAACTTTCATGGAGTCCCTCACGCGGCAAGTGATGATCACCGACATTGAAGTCGACGTTTTCAAACAGCTGCTCGTTTACATGTACACCGGGAGCAAACCCAAATTGGAAGAAGAGAACGTCGCGCTGCTTTTCGTCGCTGCGGACAAATACGGAATCGAGACCCTCAAGGAAGTGTGCGCCGACGACTTGCTGGAGCAGCTGGAAACCGAAAACGTCATCAAAATGCTGGTCTGGTCTCATTTCCATTCGATTGCCAAAGTATTTGAAGGTGCCATGAAGATTTTGGTGGACAATTGCTGCGAGCTCTGCTTCCAGCCGGAATGGTTGGATTTTACAAAGAACTATCCTGATTTGTCCGTGATGGCGACACAGCGCATCGCCTTGGCCACTCAGCATCCGAAGTGGGGGGAAATGGGGGCGAAATGGGAAAGActcattgaaacagaaaatttacctTGGTCGTCTTAG
- the LOC124201989 gene encoding kelch-like protein 21 isoform X1, whose product MGCILCNMTESSTFSINHMPFSFKEVRHGLFRIRWNFENRNHQEGAKEVIRMHKTSQGRDFIFTYHLEIVLDKLRDKPYLITITVEVSSSSKEFSDCETTVTNSTTRPQQHQQPLTETTVCPGGWICRKLPKSGLPVAVWIHIEENYKDETHLCKTEETDKWIKKLRFSRSPEDITLWVDFGAASENKMISTMGKLADMFRNQTLCDVQFNFIGGQSVGAHVAILSAGSPVFAAMFQSTFMESLTRQVMITDIEVDVFKQLLVYMYTGSKPKLEEENVALLFVAADKYGIETLKEVCADDLLEQLETENVIKMLVWSHFHSIAKVFEGAMKILVDNCCELCFQPEWLDFTKNYPDLSVMATQRIALATQHPKWGEMGAKWERLIETENLPWSS is encoded by the exons ATGGGCTGCATTTT GTGCAACATGACCGAGTCCAGCACATTCAGTATCAATCACATGCCTTTCTCGTTTAAGGAAGTGAGGCATGGTCTGTTTCGCATTCGCTGGAACtttgaaaacagaaatcaCCAGGAAGGCGCAAAGGAGGTGATCAGAATGCACAAGACTTCCCAAGGACGAGATTTCATCTTCACTTACCACCTCGAAATTGTGCTGGACAAATTGAGAGACAAGCCTTATCTTATTACCATCACTGTCGAGgtaagcagcagcagcaaagaattCAGTGACTGTGAGACGACCGTAACCAACTCAACCACTCGTCCACAACAGCATCAGCAACCGTTGACTGAAACAACAGTCTGTCCTGGCGGTTGGATCTGCCGAAAGCTGCCGAAATCCGGGCTTCCGGTTGCCGTTTGGATCCACATCGAGGAAAATTACAAAGACGAAACACACTTGTGCAAAACGGAAGAGACTGACAAGTGGATCAAGAAATTGCGGTTCAGCCGATCGCCGGAAGACATCACTCTGTGGGTGGATTTCGGAGCGGCgagcgaaaataaaatgatcaGCACCATGGGGAAACTGGCCGACATGTTCCGAAATCAAACCCTGTGCGACGTCCAGTTCAACTTCATTGGCGGCCAATCTGTGGGCGCTCACGTTGCGATTCTGTCGGCCGGCAGCCCAGTTTTCGCCGCCATGTTCCAGTCAACTTTCATGGAGTCCCTCACGCGGCAAGTGATGATCACCGACATTGAAGTCGACGTTTTCAAACAGCTGCTCGTTTACATGTACACCGGGAGCAAACCCAAATTGGAAGAAGAGAACGTCGCGCTGCTTTTCGTCGCTGCGGACAAATACGGAATCGAGACCCTCAAGGAAGTGTGCGCCGACGACTTGCTGGAGCAGCTGGAAACCGAAAACGTCATCAAAATGCTGGTCTGGTCTCATTTCCATTCGATTGCCAAAGTATTTGAAGGTGCCATGAAGATTTTGGTGGACAATTGCTGCGAGCTCTGCTTCCAGCCGGAATGGTTGGATTTTACAAAGAACTATCCTGATTTGTCCGTGATGGCGACACAGCGCATCGCCTTGGCCACTCAGCATCCGAAGTGGGGGGAAATGGGGGCGAAATGGGAAAGActcattgaaacagaaaatttacctTGGTCGTCTTAG
- the LOC124201994 gene encoding uncharacterized protein LOC124201994 — protein sequence MAIRHIISNWPNNRSRGLKLLSILPKCRLSSVVSCTCSSARLISRRNTTEILLVGVQVGDPVAQLLQNVRTQQILSSMAGIMAIVVLLQPAGERCDRVKLSCSCCMHFIELVLSCEVSLQEDFLKWTW from the exons atg gcaatccGGCATATAATTTCCAATTGGCCAAATAATCGATCACGTGGACTGAAACTGCtttccattttgccgaaatgtcgacTGTCGTCGGTTGTTAGCTGTACCTGTTCAAGTGCACGTCTCATCTCACGCAGAAACACTACAGAG attttattagttggtgTTCAGGTTGGAGATCCCGttgctcaactgttgcagaatgtGAGAACTCAACAAATTCTTAGCTCCATGGCTGGCATCATGGCCAtagtggttttgttgcagccagctggtgaaaggtgtgatcgagtcaagttgagctgcagctgctgcatgcatTTTATTgagctggtgttatcctgtgaagtgtcattgcaggaagactttttgaaatg GACTTGGTGA